The following are encoded in a window of Bacillus xiapuensis genomic DNA:
- a CDS encoding YfcC family protein, with amino-acid sequence MDATKKTISINVYVLIFSLILLSALLTHFMPAGQFERVEVDGRSVVKADTFQFTDGNPLGFLDIFSSIHGGMVQGAETIFFVLIIGGAFGVLSATGALDAFLGMLSRKLGRHDKLVIPLLMLFFAAGGSLMGMSDETMVYVGVLVPLAIALGFDAMTGLAIVMIGASVGFTSAVMNPFTIGIAQGIAELPTFSGIGFRLVLFVVLYSAAVAYVWRHAAKVKKNPAAGIYGKFQHVNKEELLKGQGKMEMRHKWVMAIFLLNFLVLMYGVIQFGWYIPEIAGLFLLFGILMGLFGKLSPGKIADHFIKGAGDLIGGALIIGLAQAILVIFNTAGTMDTILYYSAGVLDSLPPAISAVGMFFFQLGLNFLVPSGSGQAALTMPLLAPLSDMIGITRQTAVLAFQFGDGMSNIIFPTVGYLMASLAIAGISWGKWLKWFFPFFLIEIAIAVIALIIAQWIQYGPF; translated from the coding sequence ATGGATGCAACGAAAAAGACAATAAGTATAAATGTTTATGTATTAATATTTAGCCTCATTCTATTGTCGGCGTTATTGACTCATTTCATGCCGGCGGGGCAGTTTGAAAGAGTGGAAGTAGATGGCCGCAGTGTGGTAAAGGCGGATACCTTTCAATTTACGGACGGAAATCCGCTCGGCTTTTTAGATATATTCAGCAGTATTCATGGCGGTATGGTGCAGGGGGCCGAAACGATTTTCTTCGTATTAATCATCGGAGGGGCATTTGGCGTTTTATCAGCCACAGGTGCATTAGATGCGTTCCTTGGAATGCTGTCACGCAAGCTGGGACGTCATGATAAACTGGTTATTCCTTTGCTGATGCTTTTCTTTGCTGCCGGGGGATCGCTGATGGGCATGTCCGATGAAACGATGGTCTATGTTGGCGTGCTGGTGCCCTTAGCGATTGCTTTAGGCTTTGATGCGATGACCGGATTGGCGATTGTCATGATCGGAGCATCGGTTGGTTTTACTTCAGCTGTTATGAATCCATTTACAATAGGTATCGCGCAAGGTATCGCGGAGCTGCCGACATTTTCTGGGATCGGTTTTCGTCTTGTTTTATTTGTAGTCTTATATTCAGCGGCTGTTGCGTACGTGTGGCGCCATGCCGCAAAAGTGAAAAAGAATCCGGCTGCCGGCATTTACGGCAAGTTTCAGCATGTGAATAAAGAAGAACTGTTAAAGGGACAAGGGAAAATGGAAATGAGACATAAATGGGTCATGGCGATATTTTTGCTTAACTTCCTTGTTCTCATGTATGGGGTGATTCAATTTGGCTGGTACATTCCAGAAATAGCGGGGTTATTCTTATTATTCGGTATATTGATGGGGCTGTTTGGCAAACTGTCGCCGGGGAAAATTGCAGATCATTTCATTAAAGGAGCCGGCGATTTAATCGGAGGCGCATTGATTATCGGATTAGCCCAAGCAATTCTAGTCATCTTTAATACAGCCGGCACTATGGATACGATTCTTTATTATTCTGCGGGTGTGCTGGATTCATTGCCGCCGGCCATCTCCGCTGTGGGAATGTTTTTCTTCCAGCTTGGGCTGAATTTCCTAGTTCCTTCTGGGAGCGGACAGGCGGCTTTAACGATGCCATTGCTTGCGCCATTGTCAGATATGATCGGCATCACTAGACAAACAGCAGTTCTGGCATTTCAGTTCGGCGATGGGATGTCCAATATCATCTTTCCAACAGTCGGCTACCTGATGGCTTCGCTTGCCATTGCGGGCATCTCATGGGGAAAATGGCTGAAGTGGTTTTTCCCTTTTTTCTTAATAGAAATAGCGATCGCTGTAATCGCCCTTATAATCGCACAATGGATCCAATACGGCCCATTTTAA
- a CDS encoding PaaI family thioesterase encodes MKEVFAAAIQDDYPDDYAWCYGCGRLNKEGHQFQTVWEGEHTKTVYTPEPEHAAIPGFVYGGFIASLIDCHSTGSASLALHRKNGHEPGDRVEPPRFVTASLCVDFIRPTPQHVQLVAKGIVSEIHPKKWKVMTEVFAEDTLCAKGEVTAVIMPSAFTKNS; translated from the coding sequence ATGAAAGAAGTATTCGCAGCCGCGATCCAAGATGACTATCCGGATGACTATGCTTGGTGTTATGGATGTGGCCGTTTAAACAAAGAGGGGCATCAATTTCAAACCGTCTGGGAAGGAGAGCATACAAAAACGGTGTATACTCCTGAACCGGAGCATGCAGCGATTCCCGGTTTTGTGTACGGCGGCTTTATCGCTTCGTTGATTGACTGCCACAGCACCGGGTCAGCCTCTTTAGCTCTGCACCGGAAAAACGGTCACGAGCCGGGGGACAGAGTGGAGCCGCCGCGCTTTGTAACCGCTTCCTTGTGTGTGGATTTTATCAGACCCACTCCGCAGCACGTCCAGTTAGTGGCCAAAGGCATTGTTAGCGAAATTCACCCAAAGAAATGGAAAGTAATGACAGAAGTATTTGCAGAGGATACTCTATGCGCTAAAGGGGAAGTGACAGCCGTCATTATGCCTTCCGCTTTTACTAAAAACAGCTAA
- a CDS encoding M20 metallopeptidase family protein produces the protein MTATIVNEQLIKQAIADRRFLHQYPELSGQEYETGKFIRKRLQALNIEILNEQPPSVIGFIKGTAGEKTIALRADIDALPITEEGDKPYISRFPGVAHMCGHDGHTAVLLAAAEWLANHRSEVQPNVVLIFQSAEEITPSGAETLVKQGVLDGVDTIFGLHLWQGLEKGKMGLVHGPMMASIDDFEITIKGYGGHGSMPHETVDPIYVATHVIQSLQSIVSRKLNPIEAGVISVGKIEAGTTHNIIPSTAKLIGTLRALTPQAVQTIKQQMVQLATGVCQAFGAKAEVEFIVGTPPLVNDLKESQFVESVIRRSFGDEKFTAVAPVMGGEDFSYYLQQKPGAFVFVGMGGEKSAYPHHHPRFDIDEDVLPDAIKLLIEIVRQYN, from the coding sequence ATGACCGCGACTATTGTGAACGAGCAATTAATCAAGCAGGCAATTGCGGACCGGCGCTTCCTGCATCAGTATCCAGAGCTGTCTGGACAAGAATATGAAACAGGAAAATTTATCCGCAAGCGGCTGCAGGCTTTAAATATAGAGATATTAAATGAACAGCCGCCGAGCGTGATCGGCTTTATCAAAGGAACAGCGGGTGAGAAGACGATTGCTTTAAGAGCGGATATCGACGCGCTTCCGATCACAGAAGAAGGAGATAAACCATATATTTCACGATTTCCTGGCGTAGCACATATGTGCGGACATGACGGACATACGGCGGTTTTGCTGGCGGCGGCCGAGTGGCTGGCTAATCATCGGTCTGAAGTGCAGCCGAATGTTGTTCTGATCTTTCAATCCGCGGAGGAAATTACGCCAAGCGGAGCGGAGACGCTCGTGAAACAAGGGGTGTTAGACGGGGTGGACACAATCTTTGGCCTGCATTTGTGGCAGGGGCTTGAAAAAGGGAAAATGGGGCTTGTTCATGGGCCAATGATGGCTTCGATCGATGATTTTGAAATTACGATTAAAGGCTACGGCGGTCACGGTTCGATGCCGCACGAAACCGTTGATCCAATTTATGTGGCCACTCACGTCATTCAGTCCCTGCAAAGCATTGTGAGCCGCAAATTAAATCCGATAGAAGCCGGCGTAATATCAGTCGGAAAGATAGAAGCCGGCACTACCCATAATATAATTCCTAGCACAGCCAAATTAATTGGAACGCTCCGTGCTTTGACTCCTCAAGCGGTGCAAACGATCAAGCAGCAAATGGTTCAGCTGGCAACAGGGGTATGCCAAGCGTTTGGCGCGAAGGCCGAAGTGGAGTTTATTGTGGGAACGCCGCCGCTTGTCAACGATCTGAAAGAATCTCAATTCGTGGAATCGGTTATTCGCCGTTCATTCGGTGATGAGAAGTTTACAGCTGTGGCTCCTGTTATGGGGGGAGAGGATTTCTCTTATTATTTGCAGCAAAAGCCAGGTGCATTTGTTTTTGTCGGTATGGGCGGGGAAAAGAGCGCCTATCCTCATCACCATCCTCGCTTTGACATTGACGAGGATGTGCTGCCCGATGCGATTAAACTATTGATTGAAATTGTCAGACAGTACAACTAA
- a CDS encoding HEAT repeat domain-containing protein — protein sequence MKDLLFYLFIAILLVVFILTVIFIYLTIQRIREKRHLQQIHHYIARHKGAFYLYFIEGVPLPPQAIPDTAIGIQASEAILSKYAQNICGEAMRVRLTHYAEARLHRYYKKQLQSRRRHARLNALNKIMDFRMKSLLEDVKEMINSRSLYTKEEYLLIYTILSMFKADSFFELLAHPKYEWGELDYKRILHGLDEEQFAVMIGRYHQWPPALQQSLVDIIGVKHLLHFVPFLEERLADDSSEIRIRSLKALSEIGFIRDLKWVVPFVYSIYWEERLMAAKLLAYLPSPASLKHLRELSQDSSWRVRSQAEESIQLQQRNDSEEQLFSFNGEALAEKNVQEALGEGR from the coding sequence ATGAAGGATCTCCTTTTTTATTTATTCATAGCTATCTTACTGGTCGTTTTCATATTAACAGTGATCTTTATCTATTTGACGATTCAGCGCATCAGGGAGAAGCGCCATCTGCAGCAAATCCATCATTATATAGCGCGGCATAAAGGAGCCTTCTATTTGTATTTCATTGAAGGAGTCCCCTTGCCGCCTCAAGCCATTCCAGATACAGCTATCGGCATACAGGCTAGTGAAGCCATTCTTTCAAAATACGCCCAAAACATTTGCGGAGAAGCGATGCGTGTTCGGCTGACTCATTATGCCGAAGCCCGTCTGCACCGTTATTATAAGAAGCAGCTGCAAAGCAGGAGGCGGCATGCGCGCCTGAACGCCTTAAATAAAATCATGGATTTCCGCATGAAGAGTCTGCTTGAGGATGTGAAAGAGATGATAAACAGCCGCAGCCTGTACACGAAAGAAGAGTACCTGCTTATATATACCATTTTGTCCATGTTCAAAGCAGACAGCTTTTTTGAACTGCTTGCTCATCCTAAATATGAGTGGGGGGAGTTAGATTATAAGCGAATTCTTCATGGGCTGGATGAGGAGCAATTTGCCGTGATGATCGGCCGGTATCATCAATGGCCGCCTGCTTTGCAGCAAAGCCTAGTAGATATCATTGGCGTGAAGCACCTTTTACATTTTGTGCCGTTTTTAGAGGAGCGTTTAGCGGATGATTCATCCGAAATACGAATACGCTCTCTGAAAGCTTTAAGCGAAATTGGCTTCATTCGCGATCTGAAATGGGTCGTTCCCTTTGTGTATTCGATCTATTGGGAAGAACGGCTGATGGCAGCGAAATTGCTGGCTTATCTTCCTTCTCCCGCTTCATTAAAGCACTTGCGTGAACTATCCCAAGATTCTTCTTGGCGGGTTCGTTCTCAAGCAGAAGAGTCAATTCAACTCCAGCAGCGAAATGATTCCGAAGAGCAGCTGTTTTCATTTAATGGAGAGGCACTTGCCGAAAAGAATGTGCAAGAAGCGTTAGGGGAGGGAAGATGA
- a CDS encoding cytochrome P450: MPNYNQMPKEEGLDHSLDLLREGYLFIQNRRRSFQSDVFETRLLGEKAICMGGEEAAELFYDHDKFKRKGAAPKRVLKTLFGETGVQTLDEQEHRSRKAMFMSIMSEEGLERLKKILNKYWRLAIDIWSRMDKVVLYDEAQEIMIKTACEWAGVPLKTEEVKKRAKEMTAMIESGAAIGPSHWKGRYERSQAQKWIQELVEEVRAGKLTPPEDTALYVFAWHKEINGNLMESETAAIEVINILRPIVAISVYITFTALALHQHPEERKKLKAGDDDAKQRFVQEVRRFYPFFPFVAARVKEDFIWNDFSFEKDALVLLDLYSTNHDPKIWDNPELFNPERFRNWKGSPFNFIPQGGGDYLGGHRCAGEWVTIQAMIVSLDYLANQLDYTVPDQDTGYSMVSMPSLPNSGFIIQVQ, encoded by the coding sequence ATGCCGAATTATAATCAAATGCCTAAGGAAGAAGGACTCGACCATAGCTTGGACCTTTTGAGAGAAGGCTATCTCTTTATACAAAACAGACGCCGAAGCTTTCAATCAGATGTGTTTGAAACACGGCTACTTGGAGAGAAAGCCATTTGCATGGGAGGAGAAGAAGCGGCCGAATTATTCTATGATCATGATAAATTCAAAAGGAAGGGTGCTGCACCGAAACGTGTACTTAAGACGCTGTTTGGTGAAACAGGAGTACAGACGCTGGATGAGCAGGAGCATCGCAGCCGCAAAGCTATGTTCATGTCGATCATGTCAGAGGAAGGGCTGGAGAGATTAAAGAAAATTTTAAATAAGTATTGGCGGCTGGCGATCGATATATGGAGCCGGATGGACAAGGTCGTGCTGTATGACGAGGCGCAAGAAATCATGATCAAAACCGCATGCGAATGGGCGGGTGTGCCGCTGAAAACGGAGGAAGTAAAAAAGCGGGCAAAAGAAATGACGGCAATGATTGAGTCTGGAGCAGCCATCGGCCCGTCTCACTGGAAAGGGAGATATGAGCGCAGCCAAGCCCAGAAATGGATTCAAGAGCTGGTGGAAGAGGTGCGCGCAGGGAAGCTCACTCCTCCTGAGGATACGGCTTTATATGTATTTGCTTGGCATAAAGAGATCAATGGCAACTTAATGGAGAGCGAAACCGCTGCGATAGAAGTAATCAATATTCTGCGGCCGATTGTAGCGATTTCTGTTTACATTACATTTACTGCACTCGCTTTGCATCAGCATCCAGAGGAAAGGAAAAAGCTGAAAGCCGGCGATGACGATGCCAAACAAAGATTTGTGCAGGAAGTCCGGCGCTTTTATCCGTTTTTCCCGTTCGTTGCGGCAAGGGTGAAAGAGGATTTTATATGGAATGATTTCTCCTTTGAAAAGGATGCGCTCGTTCTGCTTGATTTATACAGTACAAATCATGATCCGAAAATCTGGGATAATCCGGAATTATTTAATCCGGAGCGGTTCCGGAACTGGAAGGGGAGCCCGTTTAACTTCATCCCTCAAGGAGGGGGGGATTATCTGGGGGGACATCGCTGCGCAGGAGAATGGGTGACGATTCAAGCGATGATTGTCAGTCTCGATTACTTGGCCAATCAACTGGATTACACTGTTCCTGATCAAGATACAGGCTACAGCATGGTCAGCATGCCGAGCCTACCAAATAGCGGGTTTATCATCCAAGTGCAATAA
- a CDS encoding short-chain fatty acid transporter, translating to MKGLVSFFNKLMQRYLPDPFIFVIILTFFVAGLALLLTDSGPSQLVEYWGGGFWDLLAFAMQMVLVLVTGHALASSPLFKKGLGQLASIPRSPGQAIILVSLISLAACWINWGFGLVIGALFAKEIAKRMEAVDYRLLIASAYSGFVIWHGGLSGSVPLTIATSGHFSEKVIGVVPTSETLFSTYNLVIVAALFAVIPVMNRLMMPGKDQTVAVDRSLLEEKDVERTAAAREKTPADRLENSRLISLATGLLGLLFLIFYVQEEGLNLNLDIVNFIFLFLGILLHGTPKRFLEAVGNAVKGGSGIIIQFPFYAGLMGIMVSSGLADVLSEAFVSISTEDTFHVLVFWSAGLVNFFVPSGGGQWAVQAPVMLEAAQTMDVSLSKTAMAVAWGDAWTNMIQPFWALPALAIAGLKAKDIMGFCLITLLVSGVVISLGLFFL from the coding sequence ATGAAGGGGCTTGTATCGTTTTTCAATAAATTGATGCAGCGCTATTTGCCGGATCCATTTATTTTCGTAATCATTCTCACTTTTTTTGTTGCTGGATTAGCGCTGCTTCTGACGGACAGCGGGCCATCCCAATTAGTGGAGTACTGGGGCGGCGGATTTTGGGATTTGCTGGCCTTTGCGATGCAGATGGTGCTGGTCCTGGTTACTGGACATGCGCTGGCAAGCAGTCCGCTTTTTAAAAAAGGACTGGGACAGCTGGCTTCCATCCCTCGATCGCCGGGGCAGGCGATTATTCTTGTATCGCTGATTTCCTTAGCGGCATGCTGGATTAATTGGGGATTTGGACTGGTGATTGGCGCTTTGTTCGCTAAAGAAATAGCGAAAAGAATGGAAGCGGTGGATTACAGGCTGTTAATTGCTAGCGCTTATAGCGGATTTGTGATTTGGCATGGGGGATTGTCAGGCTCTGTACCGCTTACGATAGCGACTTCTGGGCATTTTTCGGAAAAGGTGATCGGGGTTGTTCCAACGAGCGAAACACTGTTTTCAACGTATAATTTAGTGATTGTGGCGGCTCTTTTCGCAGTAATTCCTGTGATGAACCGCCTGATGATGCCAGGGAAAGATCAAACGGTGGCGGTTGACCGGTCGCTGCTGGAAGAGAAGGATGTGGAGCGGACGGCAGCCGCCAGGGAGAAGACTCCCGCAGACCGGTTAGAAAACAGCCGGCTGATCTCGCTGGCAACAGGATTATTAGGGCTTTTGTTCTTAATCTTTTATGTGCAGGAAGAGGGACTGAATCTTAACTTGGATATCGTTAATTTTATTTTTTTATTTCTGGGAATTCTTCTTCACGGTACGCCGAAACGTTTTTTGGAAGCGGTGGGAAACGCGGTGAAAGGAGGGAGCGGCATTATCATTCAATTTCCGTTTTATGCGGGATTGATGGGCATTATGGTATCTTCAGGGCTGGCGGATGTGCTTTCGGAAGCGTTCGTCTCCATTTCCACGGAGGATACTTTTCATGTGCTTGTTTTTTGGAGTGCCGGTCTTGTAAATTTCTTCGTGCCTTCAGGCGGAGGGCAATGGGCCGTGCAGGCACCGGTGATGCTTGAAGCGGCGCAAACCATGGATGTTTCCCTGTCTAAAACCGCTATGGCGGTGGCATGGGGAGATGCATGGACGAATATGATTCAGCCGTTTTGGGCATTGCCGGCACTGGCCATTGCGGGGCTTAAAGCGAAAGATATTATGGGATTTTGTCTGATCACTTTATTGGTAAGCGGTGTGGTGATTTCCCTCGGGCTGTTTTTCTTGTGA
- a CDS encoding response regulator encodes MENDLKTGKNTQGCEGTNSRSAHPISAFSAFFQLQAANAARSYVPFTLVFLEADREGSQQASDLPNSSLLVQDFLLAMIRDSDLLFTWKENRWILMLSHSGQLEASFFLKRMLTKSKDGHFPFVFFSGICEIGNGRASCREVLLEGDLALCEARNKGESSVQMIARFREREVEQVKVSILQQDPMIRHMFHMLLQRSVLDQAKADIREFRDGEEFLQSGWYQSAHPHLILMDEILPRKSGLEVLHTLRHLPNEKKYLICMLSNEKRESDRIYGYELGVDEYIMRPFNMRLVEARLKRLLKRRR; translated from the coding sequence ATGGAGAATGATTTAAAAACGGGGAAGAATACGCAAGGCTGCGAAGGAACCAATTCTCGATCTGCCCATCCAATCTCTGCGTTTTCTGCTTTTTTTCAGCTGCAAGCGGCGAATGCTGCACGAAGTTATGTTCCTTTTACACTCGTATTTTTAGAAGCAGACAGGGAAGGCAGCCAGCAGGCGAGCGATCTGCCTAATTCTTCATTGCTTGTACAGGACTTTCTCCTTGCCATGATAAGAGATTCAGATCTTTTGTTTACATGGAAGGAAAACAGGTGGATCTTAATGCTTTCTCATTCAGGTCAGTTAGAAGCGAGCTTCTTTTTGAAGAGGATGCTGACAAAGTCCAAGGATGGTCACTTCCCATTTGTTTTCTTTTCCGGCATATGTGAAATTGGCAATGGCCGGGCATCGTGCAGAGAGGTGCTCTTGGAAGGAGACTTAGCTCTCTGTGAAGCCCGAAACAAAGGCGAGTCCTCCGTTCAGATGATTGCGCGCTTTCGAGAAAGAGAAGTGGAGCAAGTGAAAGTGAGCATTCTACAGCAGGATCCGATGATTCGCCATATGTTTCATATGCTGCTGCAGCGGTCGGTGCTTGATCAGGCGAAGGCAGATATTCGCGAGTTTAGGGATGGAGAAGAATTCTTGCAATCTGGCTGGTATCAATCCGCTCATCCCCATCTGATCCTCATGGATGAAATACTGCCGAGAAAAAGCGGTTTAGAAGTGCTCCACACTCTTCGGCATCTGCCGAATGAGAAGAAGTATTTGATTTGTATGCTGTCGAATGAGAAAAGGGAATCAGACCGGATATATGGCTATGAATTAGGTGTGGATGAATACATTATGAGGCCTTTTAATATGCGGCTGGTTGAAGCGCGTCTTAAAAGGCTGCTGAAAAGGAGAAGATGA
- a CDS encoding YxcD family protein, which yields MGKIKIAEQDIVNAICLHAASSKKISPEEVKVELMYDDEYGYSAEIYWSGRKQILAAAHLIEALRFWIEAELNMDPYAARIDLVLDDEEGIIAFVW from the coding sequence ATGGGAAAGATAAAAATTGCTGAGCAAGATATTGTAAATGCGATTTGTTTACATGCAGCAAGCAGCAAGAAAATTTCTCCCGAAGAAGTGAAAGTCGAGTTGATGTACGATGATGAATATGGATATTCGGCTGAAATTTATTGGTCGGGCCGGAAGCAAATTTTAGCGGCAGCTCATTTGATTGAAGCGCTTCGTTTTTGGATTGAGGCGGAGTTAAACATGGATCCTTATGCGGCAAGGATTGATCTAGTTCTCGATGATGAAGAGGGAATCATTGCTTTTGTGTGGTAG